A stretch of Paenibacillus peoriae DNA encodes these proteins:
- a CDS encoding oxalate decarboxylase family bicupin produces the protein MHNDCPKNAKIPQPIRSDGTGGIDKGPRDVMRDLQNPDMLVPPVTDNGLIPNMRFSFSDAHMQLNHGGWSREVTVRELPIATTLAGVNMSLTPGGVRELHWHQQAEWSYMLLGSARITAVDQNGRNFIADVGPGDLWYFPPGIPHSIQGLEDGCEFLLVFDDGSFSDLNTLSISDWFAHTPKDVLSANFGVPEADFAAIPQDQVYIYQDSVPGSLQSQAVSSPYGTIPQSFKHELLAQPPIKTPGGSVRIVDSSNFPISKTIAAALVEIEPGAMREMHWHPNNDEWQYYLAGQGRMTVFGGNGAARTFDFRAGDVGYVPFAYGHYIQNTGSSTLWFLEMFKSDRFADVSLNQWMALTPTELIQSNLHVGTDVISNLRKVKWPVVKYPSYSYDPKNNHKRSDDYYTKKHRI, from the coding sequence ATGCATAATGATTGCCCTAAAAATGCAAAAATCCCCCAACCCATCAGAAGTGATGGTACTGGGGGCATCGACAAGGGTCCACGTGATGTGATGAGGGATCTACAGAATCCCGATATGCTGGTTCCCCCCGTAACGGACAATGGTCTCATTCCAAATATGAGATTTTCTTTTTCTGATGCCCATATGCAGCTTAATCATGGTGGGTGGTCAAGAGAAGTAACGGTAAGGGAATTACCTATTGCTACAACCCTTGCCGGGGTGAATATGAGTTTGACACCGGGTGGTGTACGTGAGCTTCACTGGCATCAGCAAGCGGAATGGTCATATATGCTGTTGGGAAGTGCTCGCATTACGGCAGTAGACCAAAATGGACGTAATTTTATTGCTGATGTGGGTCCCGGAGATCTCTGGTATTTCCCTCCTGGCATTCCGCACTCTATACAGGGACTTGAGGATGGGTGCGAATTTTTGCTGGTTTTTGATGATGGTAGTTTCTCCGATCTGAACACCCTATCCATCTCCGATTGGTTCGCACATACTCCCAAAGACGTACTTTCTGCAAATTTTGGTGTACCAGAGGCTGATTTTGCAGCAATTCCTCAAGACCAAGTATATATCTATCAGGATTCCGTTCCCGGTTCTCTTCAAAGCCAAGCGGTTTCCTCTCCCTATGGTACGATACCTCAGTCCTTCAAGCATGAATTACTAGCCCAGCCCCCAATCAAAACGCCGGGCGGAAGCGTACGAATCGTCGACTCCTCCAATTTTCCGATTTCCAAAACCATTGCAGCTGCTCTTGTTGAGATTGAGCCCGGCGCCATGCGAGAAATGCACTGGCATCCTAATAATGACGAATGGCAATACTATCTTGCCGGGCAAGGACGGATGACTGTCTTTGGCGGTAATGGTGCAGCCCGTACGTTTGATTTTAGAGCCGGAGATGTTGGATATGTGCCTTTTGCTTACGGTCATTACATTCAAAATACAGGCTCCAGCACACTTTGGTTTCTTGAAATGTTTAAAAGTGACCGTTTTGCAGATGTTTCCTTGAATCAATGGATGGCCCTTACGCCTACAGAACTGATTCAGAGTAATTTACATGTAGGTACTGATGTGATCTCAAATTTACGAAAGGTAAAATGGCCCGTTGTCAAATATCCCAGTTATTCTTATGACCCTAAAAATAACCATAAGAGGTCCGATGATTACTATACAAAAAAACACCGTATCTAA
- a CDS encoding proline--tRNA ligase: MRQSQLLLTTLREAPAEAEVISHQLMLRGGFIRQLAAGMYTYMPLGRRVLRKVEQIVRNEMDRVGAGELLMPVLQPTELWQESGRYDVYGPELMRLQDRHGREFALGPTHEEVITSLIRNEVNSYRKLPVTLYQIQTKFRDERRPRFGLLRSREFLMKDAYSFDAHWEGLDHTYSTMFQAYHRIFTRCGLNFRAVEADAGAIGGEGETHEFMALADIGEDTIVACTCCEYAANLEKAVARSTGKIEISPVSYKNEQVSPPSFDTAKMEKFHTPGLCTIDQLVESLHIEPKEIIKTLIYMADDQPIAVVVRGDHEVNEVKIKHILGSEKFEIASTNIVSKATGTPSGFIGPCGLTIPVWVDYAVVQMSSGIAGANELDYHYRHVNPRRDIDLRHVADLRNVIEGDRCPRCDEGELKLHRGIEIGHVFKLGTKYSEKLGATFLDASGAEQAMIMGCYGIGLSRILSAIVEQNHDQNGMIWPYALAPFQVHIIPISVKDRLQMQIAEKLHNQLQDRGVEVLLDDREERPGVKFKDSDLVGIPVRIIVGKDAEHGKVELVERKSCNKETIRIEDVERRILELH; the protein is encoded by the coding sequence ATGCGCCAAAGCCAATTATTACTGACAACCTTGCGCGAAGCACCCGCAGAAGCTGAAGTAATCAGTCATCAGCTTATGCTGCGGGGAGGATTTATCCGCCAACTGGCGGCTGGAATGTACACCTATATGCCCCTGGGCAGACGGGTGCTCAGAAAAGTAGAGCAAATCGTACGGAATGAAATGGATCGCGTAGGGGCTGGGGAGCTGCTGATGCCTGTATTGCAGCCAACGGAGTTGTGGCAAGAATCAGGAAGATACGATGTTTATGGTCCTGAGTTGATGCGTTTGCAAGATCGGCATGGTCGGGAGTTTGCTTTGGGGCCTACACATGAAGAGGTCATTACGTCTTTAATACGAAATGAAGTGAATTCTTATCGCAAATTGCCTGTAACGTTGTATCAAATTCAAACCAAATTTCGGGATGAACGACGTCCGCGATTTGGCCTGCTTCGCAGTAGAGAATTTTTGATGAAGGATGCCTATTCGTTTGATGCACATTGGGAAGGACTAGATCATACCTATTCGACCATGTTCCAGGCATATCATCGCATTTTCACTCGCTGTGGTCTAAACTTTCGTGCAGTAGAAGCAGATGCGGGTGCCATTGGTGGCGAAGGTGAAACCCATGAATTTATGGCTCTAGCTGATATTGGAGAGGACACCATTGTAGCATGTACCTGCTGTGAATATGCAGCTAATCTTGAAAAAGCCGTGGCGCGATCGACGGGAAAAATAGAAATATCTCCTGTCTCATATAAAAATGAACAAGTCAGCCCTCCTTCTTTTGATACAGCTAAAATGGAAAAATTCCATACTCCAGGCCTGTGTACAATAGATCAACTGGTTGAATCGCTTCACATAGAGCCCAAAGAAATCATCAAAACACTGATTTATATGGCTGACGATCAACCTATTGCTGTAGTTGTTAGGGGGGATCATGAGGTTAACGAAGTGAAAATTAAACATATTTTAGGTAGTGAAAAATTCGAAATAGCAAGTACAAACATCGTGTCAAAGGCGACTGGAACCCCCTCGGGGTTCATAGGCCCATGCGGATTGACAATCCCTGTGTGGGTGGATTACGCCGTTGTCCAAATGTCCAGCGGTATCGCAGGCGCGAACGAGCTGGATTACCATTATCGACATGTGAACCCAAGGCGCGATATAGATCTTCGGCATGTGGCTGACTTGCGCAATGTCATAGAAGGGGATAGATGTCCTCGATGTGACGAAGGGGAATTGAAACTTCATCGTGGAATTGAGATCGGACACGTATTTAAATTGGGCACCAAATATAGTGAGAAGCTGGGTGCGACCTTTCTGGATGCGTCTGGAGCTGAGCAAGCGATGATTATGGGCTGCTATGGCATTGGCTTATCCCGGATCCTTTCTGCCATTGTAGAGCAAAATCACGATCAGAACGGAATGATATGGCCTTATGCACTAGCCCCGTTTCAAGTTCATATTATTCCGATTTCTGTGAAAGACAGGCTTCAGATGCAAATAGCCGAGAAATTACACAACCAGCTGCAGGATCGCGGTGTGGAGGTGCTGCTGGATGATCGTGAGGAACGGCCTGGGGTTAAATTCAAAGACTCCGATTTAGTAGGTATTCCCGTGCGCATCATCGTAGGTAAAGATGCCGAACACGGGAAAGTAGAGTTAGTGGAACGAAAAAGCTGCAACAAAGAGACGATTCGTATTGAAGATGTAGAGAGACGAATATTGGAACTACACTAA
- a CDS encoding rhodanese-related sulfurtransferase yields MCEHTYRILLFYKYVNIEDPATFTAEHLAYCKELGVKGRILIAAEGINGTLSGTVEQTEQYMRDLRANPKFHDIVIKIDESDGHAFKKIFVRHRQELVTLRHEDELDPNEISGKRLSPKEFYEQLQDEDVVVLDGRNDYEYDIGHFRGAIRPEVESFREFPQWIRNNMTQFKDKKILTYCTGGIRCEKLSGLLIKEGFNDVGQLDGGIVTYSKDPEVQGRLFDGKCYVFDERISIPINHTDEDVIVGKCFHCETPSDHYINCPVCNLQHIACPDCEEQHQHYCSDDCRTKAETMATA; encoded by the coding sequence ATGTGTGAACATACTTATCGAATTTTGTTGTTTTACAAATATGTCAACATTGAAGATCCTGCCACCTTTACGGCAGAGCATCTGGCTTACTGCAAGGAGCTGGGCGTCAAGGGAAGAATCTTGATTGCTGCGGAAGGAATCAACGGAACACTGTCTGGTACAGTAGAGCAAACGGAGCAATATATGCGTGATTTGCGCGCCAATCCGAAATTCCACGATATCGTTATTAAAATAGATGAGTCTGACGGTCATGCGTTCAAGAAAATATTTGTACGCCATCGTCAGGAGCTTGTTACGCTGCGTCATGAAGATGAGCTGGACCCTAATGAAATTAGCGGTAAGCGTCTGTCACCAAAGGAGTTTTATGAACAGCTTCAAGATGAAGATGTAGTTGTTCTGGACGGACGTAATGACTATGAATATGACATCGGTCATTTCCGCGGGGCTATTCGCCCCGAAGTCGAATCGTTCCGTGAATTTCCACAATGGATTCGCAACAATATGACTCAGTTCAAAGACAAGAAAATTCTGACGTACTGCACCGGAGGTATCCGTTGCGAAAAGTTATCGGGTCTTCTTATCAAAGAAGGATTTAACGATGTAGGCCAGTTGGATGGCGGCATTGTGACTTACAGCAAGGACCCGGAAGTACAAGGACGTTTGTTTGACGGTAAATGCTACGTATTTGACGAACGAATCTCGATTCCGATCAATCATACGGATGAGGACGTCATTGTCGGCAAGTGCTTCCATTGTGAAACGCCGAGCGATCATTATATCAACTGCCCAGTGTGCAATCTCCAGCATATTGCATGTCCGGATTGCGAAGAACAGCATCAGCACTATTGCTCTGACGATTGCCGAACCAAAGCGGAAACCATGGCTACTGCATAA
- a CDS encoding glycoside hydrolase family 27 protein — MKHHLTAHTPPMGWNSWDCYGAAVREEEVRGNAQYMAEHLKEYGWEYVVVDIQWYESGAVSSQYRPFVPLAMDSFSRLIPAVNRFPSAADGRGFQALAEYVHGLGLKFGIHIMRGISRQAVHQDTPILGTTATARQIAHPNSICPWNTDMYGVDASKEGAQEYYNSLFDLYAEWGVDFVKVDDIAASRLYGIHLAEIELIRRAIAQCGRPMVLSLSPGPAPLEHASDLIANVNMWRMTDDFWDVWPLLYGMFERCEKWAEHVGPGHWPDCDMLPLGHLGIRSVDSVDSGSHDRWTRFTKDEQLTMMTLWSIFRSPLMFGGELRDNDAWTLSLLTNEEVLNAHRNGLNARQVYRKDEHIVWTSHNGKGHVYAALFNAGDESSKVRVSLKDLGIEGQANARDLWNHVDLGVLAQELSTDLPPHGAALFILK; from the coding sequence ATGAAGCATCATTTGACAGCGCATACACCACCTATGGGGTGGAATAGCTGGGATTGCTACGGTGCAGCAGTACGGGAAGAGGAAGTACGGGGAAATGCTCAATATATGGCGGAGCATCTGAAGGAATATGGTTGGGAATATGTCGTGGTAGATATTCAGTGGTATGAGTCAGGAGCAGTATCTTCACAGTATCGCCCGTTTGTCCCATTGGCAATGGATTCATTTTCACGTCTTATTCCAGCGGTGAATCGGTTTCCTTCGGCAGCAGATGGACGAGGCTTCCAAGCTCTTGCGGAATATGTACACGGTCTGGGATTGAAATTTGGTATACATATTATGAGAGGCATCTCCCGCCAGGCGGTGCATCAGGATACCCCGATTTTGGGAACCACAGCCACGGCGAGACAAATTGCGCATCCCAACTCTATTTGTCCCTGGAACACAGATATGTATGGGGTAGATGCATCCAAGGAAGGCGCACAGGAGTACTATAATTCGTTGTTTGATCTGTATGCGGAATGGGGTGTGGATTTTGTCAAAGTAGATGACATTGCTGCATCACGTCTCTATGGTATTCATTTGGCGGAAATTGAATTGATTAGGCGGGCTATCGCCCAATGCGGACGTCCGATGGTGTTGAGTCTATCGCCTGGTCCTGCACCGCTGGAGCATGCATCTGATTTAATCGCAAACGTGAATATGTGGCGTATGACTGATGACTTCTGGGATGTATGGCCTTTACTGTATGGTATGTTTGAGCGCTGCGAGAAATGGGCGGAACATGTAGGTCCGGGTCACTGGCCGGATTGCGACATGCTACCACTGGGTCATCTGGGTATTCGTTCGGTAGATTCGGTAGATTCCGGCAGCCATGACAGATGGACACGCTTTACTAAGGATGAGCAGCTAACGATGATGACCTTGTGGAGCATTTTCCGGTCTCCCCTGATGTTCGGGGGCGAACTGCGGGATAATGATGCATGGACTCTTTCTTTGCTGACTAATGAAGAAGTGTTAAATGCTCATCGCAACGGTTTGAATGCACGGCAGGTGTATAGAAAGGATGAACATATCGTTTGGACTTCACATAACGGGAAAGGGCATGTATATGCAGCTTTGTTTAATGCTGGGGATGAATCTTCAAAGGTGCGTGTATCCTTAAAAGACCTTGGTATTGAAGGTCAGGCAAATGCCAGAGATTTATGGAACCATGTAGATTTAGGTGTTTTAGCACAAGAGCTGTCCACAGATTTACCTCCTCACGGAGCAGCTCTATTTATTTTGAAATAG
- a CDS encoding YebC/PmpR family DNA-binding transcriptional regulator, with product MGRKWNNIKEKKASKDANTSRIYAKFGVEIYVAAKQGEPDPESNRVLRVVLERAKTYNVPKAIIDRAIEKAKGAGDENYVELRYEGFGPNGSMVIVDALTNNVNRTASDVRSAFTKNGGSLGVSGSVAYMFDSTAVIGLVGKTADEVLELLMEADVEVRDIIEEDEAVIVYAEPDQFHAVQEAFKQAGVTEFTVAELTMLAQNDISLPEDAQVQFDKLIDALEDLEDVQQVYHNVDSEE from the coding sequence ATGGGACGTAAGTGGAATAACATTAAAGAAAAGAAGGCATCCAAGGATGCTAATACGAGTCGTATATATGCTAAATTTGGCGTGGAAATTTATGTGGCAGCCAAACAAGGCGAACCTGATCCTGAATCCAATCGGGTACTAAGAGTAGTTCTAGAACGTGCAAAAACGTACAATGTACCCAAAGCAATCATTGACCGTGCTATTGAAAAAGCAAAAGGTGCTGGCGATGAAAACTACGTAGAGCTTCGTTATGAAGGTTTCGGACCGAACGGTTCCATGGTCATTGTAGATGCGCTGACCAATAACGTTAACCGTACAGCATCGGATGTGCGTTCTGCTTTTACTAAAAATGGTGGTAGCCTGGGTGTGAGCGGATCTGTAGCCTACATGTTTGATTCAACAGCAGTTATTGGTCTGGTGGGTAAAACCGCAGATGAAGTGCTGGAGCTACTGATGGAGGCAGATGTAGAGGTACGTGACATCATTGAAGAAGATGAAGCCGTCATCGTATATGCAGAGCCTGATCAATTCCATGCTGTGCAGGAAGCTTTCAAACAAGCAGGAGTAACTGAGTTTACCGTTGCGGAGCTCACCATGCTTGCCCAAAATGATATTTCTCTTCCAGAAGATGCACAGGTTCAATTCGATAAACTGATTGATGCATTAGAAGATTTGGAGGATGTTCAGCAGGTTTACCACAATGTAGACTCTGAGGAATAG
- the ybaK gene encoding Cys-tRNA(Pro) deacylase: MSASKTNAMRILDRQHIQYNILSYDHQDGKIDGMNVAEKIDRTPEIVFKTLVAHSKQNLFVFVIPVHKELDLKKAAKSAGEKKIEMLPVKDLQKFTGYIRGGCSPIGMKKLYPTFIDQPALELEVIVVSGGKIGTQLELSPHDLAQIIQAQFTDLTHTA, encoded by the coding sequence ATGAGTGCCAGCAAAACAAACGCCATGCGCATATTGGACAGGCAACATATACAATACAATATTTTGAGTTATGATCATCAAGATGGAAAAATAGACGGTATGAATGTGGCTGAGAAAATCGATAGAACCCCGGAGATAGTTTTCAAAACTTTGGTTGCACACAGCAAACAAAATCTGTTTGTTTTTGTAATTCCTGTACATAAAGAGCTTGATCTCAAAAAAGCAGCCAAATCCGCAGGAGAGAAAAAAATTGAAATGCTTCCAGTTAAGGATTTGCAAAAGTTTACGGGATATATTCGCGGTGGCTGCTCCCCCATAGGAATGAAAAAGCTCTACCCCACTTTTATCGACCAGCCTGCATTGGAACTGGAAGTCATCGTTGTAAGCGGTGGGAAAATTGGGACCCAACTGGAGTTAAGTCCGCACGATTTAGCTCAAATCATTCAGGCTCAGTTTACAGATCTAACGCATACAGCATAA
- a CDS encoding ABC transporter ATP-binding protein: protein MNSVIELNNVSWKRDNRTILDQINWQVAEGEHWAVLGLNGSGKTTMLNMINGYIWPTTGSVGVLGHTFGDVDLRELRKSIGWVSSSLQERINGSQRTQDVVISGKFASIGLYDQTTDTDYEQAVQLMTQLGCAHLVDRLYQGCSQGEKQKVLIARALMASPKLLILDEACNGLDFFSREALLDSIRQLSESPASPNLLYVTHHIEEILPMYTHTILIRRGTVFAKGKTTDILSSETLSAFFETPVQVEWRQNRAWLSMV, encoded by the coding sequence ATGAATTCTGTCATTGAACTTAACAATGTAAGCTGGAAGAGAGATAACCGCACCATACTAGATCAAATCAATTGGCAGGTAGCTGAGGGAGAGCACTGGGCTGTACTCGGCTTGAATGGGTCAGGTAAAACAACGATGCTCAATATGATTAACGGTTACATATGGCCAACCACAGGTAGTGTTGGTGTATTGGGCCATACCTTTGGGGATGTGGATCTGAGGGAGCTGCGCAAATCTATTGGTTGGGTCAGTTCCTCTTTACAGGAAAGAATTAATGGGAGTCAGCGTACGCAGGATGTTGTTATTAGTGGCAAATTTGCCTCCATTGGACTTTATGATCAGACGACGGATACAGATTATGAACAGGCCGTTCAGCTTATGACGCAACTGGGGTGTGCTCATCTCGTGGATCGGTTGTATCAGGGATGCTCACAGGGAGAAAAGCAGAAAGTGCTTATCGCCCGCGCATTAATGGCCTCGCCCAAGCTACTGATTTTGGACGAGGCGTGTAATGGTTTGGACTTTTTTTCCCGGGAAGCATTGCTGGATAGCATTCGCCAGTTATCGGAGTCGCCGGCTTCGCCGAATTTACTGTATGTTACACATCATATCGAAGAAATTCTACCGATGTACACGCATACGATTTTAATCCGCCGGGGCACGGTATTTGCTAAAGGTAAAACGACTGATATTCTAAGCAGTGAAACGCTTAGTGCTTTTTTTGAAACGCCTGTGCAAGTAGAATGGAGACAGAATCGCGCATGGCTCTCTATGGTGTAG
- a CDS encoding YheC/YheD family protein, with protein MNSSQAQASRSKWHKTQLLLQNGSIKPYVPETRKYNKANLKSMLEKYGMVYVKPERGTFGKGVMRVEQEAGQRFAYQYEETRQEFKHLDALYTSLSKHTGKKSYLIQKGIHLLRHQMRYFDIRVMVQRNEKGLWESTGIIGRLGHPRKIVTNYHSGGKPMALEQLLKSHLSQSKQAELVKKLNELGLTIAKQLQKTYPNFRQIGVDIGLDHRFTPWIIEVNTKPDPYIFNQLSDKSMYRKVLGYWRLANERRKVRVPSKDTNKDKNKDKNVIKDFKKEKVS; from the coding sequence ATTCTTCACAAGCGCAGGCGTCGCGCAGCAAATGGCATAAAACCCAATTGTTGCTTCAGAATGGAAGCATCAAACCTTATGTACCAGAAACTCGCAAATATAACAAAGCAAATTTGAAGTCAATGCTGGAGAAATACGGTATGGTCTATGTAAAACCCGAGCGAGGTACCTTTGGTAAAGGTGTAATGAGAGTAGAGCAGGAGGCTGGCCAGCGTTTCGCCTATCAATATGAGGAAACGCGTCAAGAATTTAAACATTTGGATGCACTATATACCAGCCTATCGAAACATACGGGGAAGAAAAGTTATCTTATTCAAAAGGGAATCCATTTACTACGCCATCAAATGCGTTATTTTGATATTCGGGTCATGGTGCAGCGTAATGAAAAAGGGCTATGGGAGTCTACTGGAATTATTGGACGTCTGGGTCATCCCCGTAAAATCGTGACTAACTATCATAGTGGTGGCAAGCCGATGGCCTTGGAGCAGTTACTAAAATCCCATTTATCGCAAAGCAAACAGGCGGAGCTGGTCAAGAAACTAAATGAACTGGGTCTTACCATCGCCAAACAACTGCAAAAAACATATCCAAATTTCCGGCAAATTGGTGTGGATATTGGACTGGATCATCGCTTTACCCCATGGATTATTGAGGTGAATACGAAGCCGGACCCATATATTTTTAACCAATTATCAGATAAGTCCATGTACCGTAAAGTATTAGGCTATTGGCGACTGGCTAATGAAAGAAGGAAGGTTAGGGTCCCAAGCAAAGACACAAATAAAGATAAGAACAAAGATAAGAATGTAATTAAGGATTTTAAAAAAGAAAAAGTATCTTGA
- a CDS encoding carbohydrate kinase family protein — MKLKKIHQNEQDEPWPSSKPILCIGGANLDRKIMIKGTFQLHTSNPSSTRLQSCGGVARNVAENLGRLSQRVSLLTAVGDDAEGEFIIEQSSRYMHVVPLQVQGEPSTGVYTALLNERGELIVATAEMEIYDQIRPSVIFENAPLIASSRLVLLDTNFSMNVIAATIHVCHEHRIPIVVSSVSASKMRKLPRNLHGVEWLVCKPVEAEAYLELELTDDQHMLDATRIFHKLGVQNVIFICGADRVLYASQDGTHGQIPIHPVQEVIDVTGADDAFIAGMIYGITQGYPMEQVCQFGISCVDLTLQTDRTVSETLSMNKLHSRFQELYGTHTQNFVFFKGVYFKKNDT; from the coding sequence ATGAAATTAAAAAAAATCCACCAAAATGAACAGGACGAGCCTTGGCCCTCTAGCAAACCAATACTATGTATCGGAGGGGCCAATTTGGATCGTAAAATCATGATTAAAGGTACATTTCAGCTTCATACCTCCAATCCGAGCAGTACAAGACTGCAATCTTGCGGTGGGGTAGCACGAAATGTAGCCGAAAATTTAGGGAGGTTGAGCCAGCGGGTCAGCCTGCTGACCGCAGTTGGGGACGATGCGGAAGGTGAATTTATTATCGAACAGTCCAGCCGTTACATGCACGTGGTTCCTCTGCAAGTCCAAGGTGAACCGTCAACTGGGGTTTATACTGCCTTGCTGAACGAGCGTGGTGAACTGATTGTAGCGACAGCAGAAATGGAGATTTATGATCAGATTCGTCCTTCAGTAATTTTTGAAAATGCTCCTTTAATTGCCTCATCCCGACTCGTTCTGCTGGACACTAATTTCTCTATGAACGTAATTGCAGCCACCATACATGTCTGTCATGAGCATCGGATTCCGATTGTCGTTTCTTCGGTATCGGCCTCGAAGATGAGAAAGCTTCCCCGAAATTTGCATGGAGTGGAGTGGCTGGTATGTAAACCGGTGGAGGCTGAAGCCTATTTGGAGCTAGAACTTACAGATGATCAGCATATGTTGGATGCCACCCGAATTTTTCACAAACTTGGAGTTCAGAATGTCATTTTTATCTGCGGTGCTGATCGTGTTTTGTACGCCTCTCAGGATGGAACTCATGGCCAAATTCCCATTCATCCCGTTCAAGAGGTCATTGATGTCACAGGCGCAGATGATGCTTTTATTGCCGGGATGATATATGGAATTACCCAAGGTTATCCTATGGAGCAAGTGTGCCAATTTGGAATTAGCTGTGTCGACTTGACCCTGCAAACGGATCGGACGGTCTCAGAGACTCTTTCTATGAATAAACTTCATTCTAGGTTTCAGGAGCTGTATGGCACACATACGCAAAATTTTGTGTTTTTCAAGGGCGTGTATTTTAAAAAGAATGATACATAA
- a CDS encoding spermidine synthase — protein MKEIIHLDVLYKKLSHNHEITVYETTELYGEKGLFRVMQFSNTAVQGAVDLNHPQRILFEYPRAIIHLMELNDPSFEDVFVIGHGIGTIAGHFTDKRFKIAELDAQVVEFSRTFFGYDQDNVTVGDGRRLLEKEAPDAYDYVILDAFTELGTPLHLVSWEFFKMAKEKLDSEGSLIMNLMGKSEHDHLINAIHTTLREEFAYVSTFSLPSEGAADVQNIIMIGRDKPIRFQARQMADFHEITLGEGHILRDIDA, from the coding sequence TTGAAGGAGATCATTCACTTGGATGTCTTGTACAAAAAGTTGAGCCATAATCATGAAATCACAGTATACGAAACCACCGAGCTGTATGGTGAAAAGGGATTATTTCGGGTGATGCAGTTTTCAAATACAGCCGTCCAAGGCGCGGTGGACTTGAATCATCCACAACGCATTTTGTTCGAATATCCGAGAGCAATTATCCATCTTATGGAGCTGAACGATCCATCATTTGAAGATGTATTTGTTATCGGGCACGGTATAGGTACAATAGCGGGTCATTTTACAGATAAACGTTTTAAGATTGCCGAGCTGGATGCACAAGTTGTAGAGTTCAGCCGAACATTCTTTGGATACGATCAGGATAATGTGACTGTTGGCGATGGACGACGCCTTCTGGAGAAGGAAGCGCCGGATGCTTATGACTATGTTATTTTGGACGCCTTCACGGAGCTGGGTACGCCCTTGCATTTAGTATCCTGGGAATTTTTCAAGATGGCCAAAGAAAAGCTGGATTCCGAAGGCTCCCTGATCATGAATTTAATGGGCAAAAGTGAACACGACCATTTGATCAATGCCATTCATACAACGTTACGTGAAGAATTTGCCTATGTCTCAACTTTCTCGCTCCCCTCGGAAGGCGCTGCCGACGTTCAAAATATCATTATGATAGGTCGGGACAAGCCAATCCGGTTTCAGGCACGTCAGATGGCGGACTTTCATGAGATTACACTCGGAGAAGGCCATATTCTACGGGATATAGATGCTTAG
- a CDS encoding AEC family transporter — MIQIVLSTLLSVIVPLSIPVIAGFLLGKFMKLETKPLSTLYLYFLSPAMILDTLLKAQLTWHDVAQTAVFSILNLLLLWGIAQLAGKIFRLSTPETAGLTLISTLTNSANYGLPLILLAFGQLGLDKASVYVVIQIIMVNTIGVYFAARSEFSVQSAVKSVFSLPAIYAALLAMGLRLLDWHLPSGIQSGVSMIAAAYSPVVLAILGTQMAYVKIFKLESSIKKASYAGLTIRLLLSPLAACLAMLILGISGLLFSVLFILASMPVAVNAVILAEKFNASPKLVSTCILWSTFASFLILPILIMLVAG, encoded by the coding sequence ATGATTCAAATCGTACTTTCAACTCTATTATCGGTTATCGTTCCGCTGTCCATTCCGGTGATCGCCGGATTTTTACTTGGAAAATTCATGAAGCTGGAAACGAAACCGCTCTCGACTTTGTATTTATATTTTTTAAGCCCCGCAATGATTCTGGACACGCTACTCAAAGCACAGCTTACCTGGCATGATGTGGCGCAGACTGCCGTTTTTTCAATATTAAACCTGCTGCTGTTGTGGGGAATTGCACAATTAGCAGGGAAAATCTTTAGACTGAGCACTCCGGAAACGGCTGGACTTACCTTAATCTCCACACTCACCAATAGTGCAAATTATGGCCTGCCCCTAATTTTACTTGCCTTTGGGCAGCTCGGTCTGGATAAAGCCTCCGTGTATGTCGTCATCCAGATAATTATGGTCAATACCATTGGCGTTTACTTTGCAGCCCGCTCTGAATTTTCTGTTCAAAGTGCTGTTAAGTCGGTGTTTTCACTTCCTGCGATCTATGCAGCTCTACTCGCCATGGGACTGCGGCTACTGGACTGGCATCTTCCCTCAGGAATTCAATCAGGCGTCTCGATGATTGCTGCTGCCTATTCTCCGGTCGTGCTGGCGATTCTGGGTACCCAGATGGCTTATGTAAAAATATTTAAGTTGGAGTCGTCTATTAAAAAAGCCAGCTACGCCGGACTAACAATTCGGCTTCTACTCTCCCCGCTTGCGGCTTGTCTTGCTATGCTGATACTGGGAATTTCAGGTCTTTTGTTCTCCGTTCTCTTCATTCTTGCCTCAATGCCTGTTGCTGTGAATGCTGTCATTTTAGCAGAAAAATTTAATGCATCGCCAAAACTGGTTTCCACCTGCATCCTGTGGAGCACGTTTGCCTCATTCCTGATATTGCCTATTCTGATTATGTTGGTAGCAGGTTAG